Proteins encoded in a region of the Streptomyces sp. NBC_00310 genome:
- a CDS encoding sensor histidine kinase: protein MHTLRARLTVGLVVLLAVSCAAVGVAAVVELNGFLTGRLDQQLRDAGVRFPASLEHGGSLPSDLPRSRKGSTGGTPMGDEDGDEDGDEDGDTRRQAVGTFGCRLVGDTVTDAAVVGSSSGTGAVPVPLGAADRRKLAAVPADGDGHTIDLSSLDDYRVMAAEGRDGDVLITGLPMEPVEATVHRLELVAGIVFGAALAVAGVAGALWVRWSLRPLSSVAATATRVSELPLSSGEVALPPRAPESDPRSEVGRVASAFDMMLGHVGEALTKRHTSEERLRSFAADASHELRTPVASIRGHAELALLHPDPVPQKVVRALERIEAEAARMGEMVDDLLLLARLDAGRPLERRPVDLTRLVLDAVTDAQAAGPGHRWALELPEEPVTVPGDAHRLHQVLANLLANARLHTPVGSTVTISLRTDAGTAVLTVHDDGPGVAEDIRPKVFERFTRADRRRTEGAGTGAGLGLSIVAAVAEAHDGSVTLDSGPGSTTFTVRLPTGEE from the coding sequence ATGCACACGCTGCGGGCGCGGCTCACCGTCGGCCTCGTCGTACTGCTCGCGGTCAGCTGCGCGGCCGTCGGGGTGGCGGCGGTGGTGGAGCTGAACGGCTTCCTCACCGGCCGGCTCGACCAGCAGTTGCGCGATGCGGGTGTGCGGTTCCCGGCGAGCCTGGAACACGGCGGGAGCCTGCCGTCGGACCTCCCCCGGTCTCGAAAGGGCTCGACCGGGGGGACCCCCATGGGCGACGAGGACGGCGACGAGGACGGCGACGAGGACGGTGACACCCGCCGTCAGGCCGTCGGAACCTTCGGCTGCCGGCTCGTCGGCGACACGGTCACCGACGCCGCGGTGGTGGGATCCAGCAGCGGCACGGGTGCGGTGCCCGTTCCGCTCGGCGCCGCGGACCGGAGAAAGCTCGCCGCGGTGCCGGCCGATGGCGACGGACACACGATCGATCTCTCGTCGCTGGACGACTACCGCGTGATGGCGGCCGAGGGCCGGGACGGCGACGTCCTGATCACCGGGCTGCCCATGGAGCCCGTCGAGGCCACCGTCCACCGGCTGGAACTGGTCGCCGGAATCGTCTTCGGCGCGGCGCTCGCCGTCGCCGGCGTCGCGGGAGCCCTGTGGGTGCGCTGGTCGCTGCGACCGCTCAGCAGTGTGGCCGCGACCGCCACCCGGGTCAGCGAACTACCGCTCTCCAGCGGCGAGGTGGCGCTCCCGCCACGCGCGCCCGAGAGCGACCCGCGCAGCGAGGTGGGACGCGTTGCCAGCGCCTTCGACATGATGCTCGGCCATGTCGGGGAGGCGCTGACCAAACGGCACACGAGCGAGGAACGGCTGCGCAGTTTCGCCGCCGACGCCAGCCACGAACTGCGCACACCCGTGGCATCGATCAGGGGGCACGCGGAACTGGCGCTGCTGCACCCGGACCCGGTGCCCCAGAAGGTCGTGCGGGCCCTGGAGCGTATCGAGGCCGAAGCGGCCCGCATGGGCGAGATGGTCGACGACCTCCTGCTCCTCGCCCGCCTCGACGCGGGCCGCCCCCTGGAACGCCGTCCCGTCGACCTGACCCGCCTCGTCCTGGACGCCGTGACGGACGCGCAGGCCGCGGGCCCCGGACACCGCTGGGCCCTGGAGCTGCCCGAGGAGCCGGTGACGGTGCCGGGCGACGCCCACCGCCTCCATCAGGTACTGGCCAACCTGCTCGCCAACGCCCGTCTGCACACACCCGTCGGAAGCACGGTGACCATCTCCCTGCGGACCGACGCCGGCACGGCGGTACTGACGGTCCACGACGACGGGCCGGGCGTTGCCGAGGACATCCGGCCCAAGGTCTTCGAACGCTTCACCCGCGCGGACCGCCGCCGCACCGAGGGCGCGGGAACCGGCGCCGGCCTCGGCCTGTCGATCGTGGCGGCGGTGGCGGAGGCCCACGACGGAAGCGTCACACTCGACAGCGGCCCCGGATCGACCACGTTCACCGTCCGGCTCCCCACCGGTGAAGAGTGA
- a CDS encoding DUF1365 domain-containing protein: MSTVPALYPCTIAHVRTTPWRYALRHRTYMWLVDPDRPPRLPPLLRPFARFDPRDHFTGDRPTLRAGLDAFLAAHGVDLDGGSVLMLTHARVLGYVFNPLTLYWCHGPEGETRCVVAEVHNTYGGRHAYLLRPDTTGAARTKDARTEQAFHAEKQFHAEKQFHAEKQFHAEQEFHAETQFHAEKEFYVSPFFPVDGRYRMRLPPPGARLDLTVHLDREGGRAFTATVRGTRRAVSTASLLRLVLRYPWSTLAVAAAIRAHGIRLYLRGLPVQPRPGHRTTEKAI; this comes from the coding sequence GTGAGCACCGTACCGGCCCTGTATCCCTGCACGATCGCGCACGTGCGGACCACGCCCTGGCGGTACGCGCTGCGCCACCGCACGTACATGTGGCTCGTCGACCCCGACCGCCCGCCCCGGCTCCCGCCCCTGCTGCGGCCGTTCGCCCGGTTCGACCCGCGCGACCACTTCACCGGCGACCGGCCCACGCTCCGGGCGGGCCTGGACGCCTTCCTGGCCGCGCACGGCGTGGACCTGGACGGCGGGAGCGTGCTGATGCTCACCCACGCACGCGTGCTGGGCTACGTGTTCAACCCGCTCACCCTGTACTGGTGCCACGGCCCGGAAGGGGAAACGCGCTGCGTGGTCGCGGAGGTGCACAACACCTACGGCGGCCGGCACGCCTACCTGCTGCGACCGGACACGACCGGGGCCGCGCGTACCAAGGACGCACGGACCGAGCAGGCCTTCCACGCCGAGAAGCAGTTCCACGCCGAGAAGCAGTTCCATGCCGAGAAGCAGTTCCATGCCGAGCAGGAGTTCCACGCCGAGACGCAGTTCCATGCCGAGAAGGAGTTCTACGTCTCGCCGTTCTTCCCCGTCGACGGCCGCTACCGCATGCGCCTGCCGCCTCCCGGAGCACGGCTCGACCTGACCGTGCACCTGGACCGCGAGGGCGGCCGGGCCTTCACCGCGACCGTACGCGGCACCCGGCGCGCGGTGAGCACGGCGTCCCTGCTGCGGCTGGTGCTGCGGTACCCCTGGTCCACCCTCGCCGTGGCGGCCGCGATCCGCGCCCACGGCATCCGCCTGTACCTGCGGGGGCTGCCCGTCCAGCCCCGCCCCGGACACCGCACCACGGAGAAAGCCATATGA
- a CDS encoding anti-sigma factor, producing the protein MTATDLHRMTGAYALHALPDGERDAFERHLAGCEACAQETDELVATAARLGLAVSVTPPAALRERVLRRITTVRQEQPGGPAESRRGRTGLRARRLSRWTLAACLAAAAALGGTTVWQHERAEDALSRARQAERGTEEIAAILAAPDARTRAAALAGGATGTVVVSRSRDKAVFLVSGMTSPPGGKVYQLWFDDDGAMRSAGLMDPARADQAVLMRGAVDTASGMGITIEPSGGSKRPTSAPVALMDFPS; encoded by the coding sequence ATGACGGCCACCGACCTGCACCGGATGACGGGCGCCTACGCCCTGCACGCCCTGCCCGACGGGGAACGCGACGCGTTCGAGCGGCACCTCGCGGGCTGCGAGGCGTGCGCGCAGGAGACGGACGAGCTGGTCGCCACCGCGGCCCGGCTGGGACTCGCCGTCTCGGTGACGCCGCCCGCGGCCCTGCGCGAGCGGGTACTGCGGCGGATCACCACCGTCCGGCAGGAGCAACCCGGCGGACCGGCCGAGTCCCGCCGGGGCCGTACAGGGCTGCGGGCGCGACGCCTGTCGCGGTGGACGCTGGCCGCCTGCCTCGCGGCCGCCGCCGCGCTCGGCGGGACGACGGTGTGGCAGCACGAGCGGGCCGAGGACGCGCTGAGCCGGGCGCGCCAGGCCGAGCGGGGAACGGAAGAGATCGCCGCCATACTGGCCGCACCGGACGCCAGGACCCGGGCCGCCGCACTGGCCGGGGGCGCCACCGGCACGGTCGTGGTCTCCCGGAGCCGGGACAAGGCCGTCTTCCTCGTCTCCGGGATGACGAGCCCCCCGGGCGGAAAGGTCTACCAGCTGTGGTTCGACGACGACGGCGCCATGCGGTCGGCCGGCCTGATGGACCCCGCCCGCGCCGATCAGGCCGTCCTGATGCGAGGTGCCGTGGACACGGCCTCGGGCATGGGCATCACCATCGAACCCAGCGGCGGCTCGAAGCGGCCCACCTCCGCCCCGGTCGCCCTGATGGACTTCCCGTCCTGA
- a CDS encoding response regulator transcription factor, with the protein MNAPRPRGSARPVLTRTDGAPLRVLVVDDDPDLAEVLSGALRYEGWEVRTAGDGVSAVAEARELLPDAVVLDVMLPDTDGFAVLRSLHALRPDVCVLFLTARDAVEDRIAGITAGGDDYVTKPFSLEEVVARLRGLLRRAGMARQTEDGPRLTVGDLVMDEEAREVTRGGDLIELSPTEFELLRLLMRNPRRVLSKAQILDRVWSYDFGGQAHVVELYISYLRKKVDVGRPSMIHTVRGAGYVLKPVTR; encoded by the coding sequence ATGAACGCTCCCCGACCCCGCGGCTCGGCCCGCCCCGTGCTGACCCGAACCGACGGCGCCCCGCTCCGGGTCCTCGTCGTCGACGACGACCCCGACCTCGCGGAGGTCCTCTCCGGGGCCCTGCGGTACGAGGGCTGGGAGGTACGCACGGCGGGCGACGGCGTCTCGGCCGTCGCCGAGGCACGTGAGCTGCTGCCCGACGCCGTCGTCCTCGACGTCATGCTCCCGGACACCGACGGCTTCGCCGTACTGCGCTCGCTGCACGCCCTGCGGCCCGACGTGTGCGTGCTCTTCCTGACCGCACGGGACGCGGTCGAGGACCGTATCGCGGGCATCACGGCGGGCGGCGACGACTACGTGACGAAACCGTTCAGCCTGGAGGAGGTCGTCGCCCGCCTGCGCGGACTGTTGCGCCGCGCCGGCATGGCCCGGCAGACGGAGGACGGTCCGCGGCTGACCGTCGGCGACCTGGTCATGGACGAGGAGGCCCGCGAGGTGACCCGCGGCGGCGACCTGATCGAGCTGTCCCCGACGGAGTTCGAACTGCTGCGCCTGCTCATGCGCAACCCGCGACGCGTCCTCAGCAAGGCGCAGATCCTCGACCGCGTCTGGTCCTACGACTTCGGCGGGCAGGCACATGTCGTCGAGCTGTACATCTCCTACCTGCGCAAGAAGGTGGACGTGGGCCGCCCGTCCATGATCCACACGGTGCGGGGCGCCGGATACGTGCTCAAGCCGGTGACCAGGTGA
- a CDS encoding sigma-70 family RNA polymerase sigma factor, with the protein MKEVVHIGRNPSTEPDLEELVGCVALGDDQAFASVYDAVASPVLGVVRAVLRDHAQSEEVTQEVLVEVWRTAPRYRRDRGTAINWILTLAHRRAVDRVRSVEAAAVRDHKAALLERTPEYDDVAERVEARLEREQVRRCLRTLTEIQHQAVTLAYYRGLSYRQVAEALSLPLGTVKTRLRDGLIRLRDCLGVTA; encoded by the coding sequence GTGAAAGAAGTAGTGCACATCGGCAGAAACCCGTCGACCGAGCCGGACCTGGAGGAGCTCGTGGGCTGTGTGGCCCTGGGCGACGACCAGGCGTTCGCCTCGGTCTACGACGCCGTCGCGAGTCCGGTCCTGGGGGTCGTGCGCGCCGTACTGCGTGACCATGCCCAGTCGGAGGAAGTGACCCAGGAGGTCCTGGTGGAGGTGTGGCGCACCGCGCCCCGCTACCGCCGCGACCGGGGGACCGCCATCAACTGGATCCTCACACTGGCGCACCGCCGGGCGGTGGACCGGGTGCGCTCGGTGGAGGCCGCGGCCGTCCGGGACCACAAGGCCGCCCTGCTGGAGCGGACGCCCGAGTACGACGACGTGGCCGAGCGGGTCGAGGCGCGGCTGGAGCGGGAACAGGTACGGCGCTGTCTGCGCACGCTGACCGAGATCCAGCACCAGGCCGTCACGCTGGCCTACTACCGCGGACTGTCCTACCGGCAGGTGGCGGAGGCGCTGTCGCTTCCGCTGGGCACGGTCAAGACCCGGCTGCGGGACGGACTGATCCGGCTGCGCGACTGCCTGGGAGTGACGGCATGA
- a CDS encoding alpha/beta fold hydrolase, producing the protein MPHQDDAGYPPRPGEALVPRRLPTRPRAAVLVLHGGRETDRRLSRPWQLAALRMHPFLWSLSAELPGQDVLLACVRYRLRGWNGTRADPVADTRRALDRLTELAGPVPTVLVGHSMGARAALRAAGHPQVSAVLALAPWCPPGEPVRQLAGRHLVVLHGERDRVTSPADSAAYVRLARGAGARTGMALVGGGDHAMLRRHGFWHRTAAATVAHLLDPDAPDPLPARCYGPGADSPVL; encoded by the coding sequence GTGCCCCACCAGGACGACGCCGGGTATCCGCCCCGGCCCGGAGAAGCGCTCGTGCCGCGACGACTTCCGACACGCCCACGTGCCGCCGTACTGGTCCTGCACGGAGGGCGGGAGACCGACCGCCGTCTCTCCCGGCCCTGGCAACTCGCCGCCCTGCGCATGCACCCGTTCCTGTGGTCGCTGTCGGCGGAACTGCCCGGCCAGGACGTCCTGCTCGCCTGCGTGCGCTACCGCCTCCGGGGCTGGAACGGCACCCGCGCCGACCCGGTGGCCGACACCCGTCGCGCGCTGGACCGCCTCACCGAACTGGCCGGCCCCGTGCCCACCGTGCTGGTCGGTCACTCCATGGGCGCCCGGGCCGCACTGCGCGCCGCCGGCCACCCGCAGGTGAGCGCCGTACTCGCCCTGGCGCCCTGGTGTCCGCCGGGCGAGCCAGTGCGGCAACTGGCGGGCCGTCACCTCGTCGTCCTGCACGGCGAACGGGACCGCGTCACCTCGCCCGCCGACTCCGCCGCCTACGTGCGCCTGGCGCGGGGCGCGGGGGCACGGACGGGTATGGCCCTCGTCGGCGGCGGCGACCACGCGATGCTGCGCCGCCACGGCTTCTGGCACCGCACGGCCGCGGCCACCGTCGCCCACCTCCTCGACCCCGACGCCCCCGACCCGCTGCCCGCACGGTGCTACGGGCCGGGGGCCGACTCCCCCGTGCTCTGA
- a CDS encoding FMN-binding protein, whose product MHTLRKNRPLRRIVLASAATVSGMVLLLSLKPHTTPGVAGLATTPVPSSSSSTSSGTSGTTGSGGSSGSSTGTRTLTGDSVQTRYGPVQVRVTLKDGRLTDVTAVTYPQENPRDQRINSYAIPQLTREALTAQSADIDTVSGATYTSEGYRQSLQSALDSASR is encoded by the coding sequence TTGCACACGTTGAGGAAGAACCGTCCGCTCCGCCGCATCGTGCTGGCGAGTGCCGCGACCGTCTCCGGGATGGTGCTGCTGCTCTCGCTCAAGCCGCACACGACGCCGGGCGTCGCCGGGCTCGCGACCACTCCCGTGCCCTCCAGCAGTTCCAGCACGTCGAGCGGAACGAGCGGAACGACCGGGTCGGGCGGATCGAGCGGCTCGTCCACGGGCACCCGGACCCTCACCGGGGACTCGGTCCAGACCCGCTACGGCCCCGTCCAGGTCCGCGTCACCCTGAAGGACGGCAGACTCACCGACGTCACCGCGGTCACCTATCCGCAGGAGAACCCGAGGGACCAGCGGATCAACAGCTACGCCATCCCGCAGCTGACCAGGGAGGCGCTCACCGCCCAGAGCGCCGACATCGACACCGTCTCCGGAGCCACCTACACCAGTGAGGGCTACCGTCAGTCGCTCCAGTCGGCGCTGGACTCCGCGAGCCGCTGA
- a CDS encoding NAD(P)/FAD-dependent oxidoreductase, whose protein sequence is MERTSREASRSPERAGRRTAVVGAGVAGLTAAYVLGLNRHVTLYEADDRLGGHAHTHELTSPQDGRVHRVDSGFIVHNRRTYPYLLRLFDELGVATQESEMSMSVRCEGCGLEYAGARGPAGLLARPRTLLRGSYLRLLAEVPAFHRAARRLLAESPEDPLTLGAFLDREGFSGYFRAHFMTPVVSAVWSCDAATAQLYPAAYLFRFLAHHGMLSVGGSPVWRTVTGGSREYVDRIAKHIGDVRTATPVRSVRRHADGVDVTAADGTTEPYDAVVIAVHPDQALRLLADATERERAVLGAFRYSRNATLLHTDTGLLPRARGARASWNYLMPSCTAGADRVRVSYDMNRLQRLDAAETFVVTLGGEDRVDPGRVLARMVYEHPVYTAESVAAQRRLHELNGPVTAFAGAYHGWGFHEDGCRSGVEAAAAFGVRW, encoded by the coding sequence ATGGAGCGGACGTCGAGGGAGGCGTCGCGGAGCCCGGAACGCGCGGGGCGGCGTACCGCCGTGGTGGGCGCGGGGGTGGCGGGACTGACCGCCGCGTACGTCCTGGGACTGAATCGTCACGTCACGCTGTACGAGGCCGACGACCGGCTCGGCGGACACGCGCACACGCATGAGCTGACCTCGCCGCAGGACGGGCGGGTGCACCGCGTCGACTCCGGTTTCATCGTGCACAACCGGCGCACCTACCCGTATCTGCTGCGGCTGTTCGACGAGCTCGGCGTCGCCACGCAGGAGTCGGAGATGAGTATGTCCGTGCGGTGCGAGGGGTGCGGACTGGAGTACGCCGGCGCCCGCGGCCCGGCCGGACTGCTCGCGCGGCCCCGCACCCTCCTGCGCGGCTCCTACCTGCGGCTGCTGGCCGAGGTTCCCGCGTTCCACCGGGCGGCACGCCGGCTGCTGGCCGAAAGCCCGGAGGATCCGCTCACTCTCGGCGCGTTCTTGGACCGGGAAGGCTTCTCCGGCTACTTCCGCGCCCACTTCATGACACCGGTGGTGTCCGCCGTGTGGTCCTGCGACGCCGCCACCGCGCAGCTCTACCCGGCCGCCTACCTGTTCCGCTTCCTGGCCCACCACGGGATGCTCTCGGTGGGCGGTTCGCCGGTGTGGCGCACGGTGACCGGCGGTTCGCGCGAGTATGTCGACCGGATCGCCAAGCACATCGGCGACGTCCGCACCGCCACCCCCGTCCGGTCCGTGCGACGCCACGCCGACGGGGTGGACGTCACCGCCGCGGACGGCACGACCGAGCCGTACGACGCCGTGGTGATCGCCGTCCACCCGGACCAGGCGCTGCGGCTGCTGGCCGACGCGACCGAGCGGGAGCGGGCGGTGCTGGGCGCGTTCCGGTACTCCCGCAACGCCACGCTCCTGCACACCGACACCGGGCTGCTGCCACGCGCGCGCGGCGCCCGGGCCTCGTGGAACTATCTGATGCCGTCGTGCACGGCGGGCGCCGACCGGGTACGGGTCAGCTATGACATGAACCGGCTGCAACGCCTCGACGCCGCCGAGACGTTCGTGGTCACGCTGGGCGGCGAGGACCGAGTCGATCCCGGGCGGGTGCTGGCCCGCATGGTCTACGAACACCCCGTCTACACAGCGGAGTCGGTGGCCGCCCAGCGGCGCCTGCACGAACTGAACGGCCCCGTCACCGCGTTCGCGGGCGCCTACCACGGCTGGGGATTCCACGAGGACGGCTGCCGCTCCGGCGTCGAGGCCGCCGCCGCGTTCGGGGTCCGCTGGTGA
- a CDS encoding ferredoxin reductase family protein, producing MTTAYAQRRVAPAPPAPRRSPAGPVLAVLWGGAAAVTALWWHDTGSVVGTAGWLTGAGRITGLLSGYACAVLVGLMARVPLLERRIGSDRVARWHAMAGRYTICLLVAHVVLILLGYAAQDGSSILDETLTVVLDYPEMLKATAGTAILFAVGLVSARAVRRRVSHEFWYYAHLLTYAAVFLSFGHQLALGSDFTGNRPAQAAWYVLYLGVAALVGWFRILAPIRLNLRHRLRVDSVRKEAPGVYSVVVRGRRLDEMGARPGQFLRWRFLTEGMRWTSTPYSLSAPPRPDLLRITVKALGDHSAAVSLLRPGTRVWAEGPYGALTAERQTSHKSLLIAGGVGVTPLRALFETLPGDVTLLYRARTAEDLALGGELEAVARWRGAKVLYALNGPHGRRPDLTAHSLRTAVPDLDAHDVYLCGPHGFARDLYEALRTAGVPDRRIHHESFEL from the coding sequence ATGACGACGGCGTACGCACAACGAAGGGTCGCCCCCGCGCCTCCCGCGCCACGGCGCTCTCCCGCGGGCCCCGTGCTCGCCGTCCTGTGGGGCGGGGCCGCCGCCGTGACCGCCCTGTGGTGGCACGACACGGGGTCGGTCGTGGGCACCGCGGGCTGGCTGACCGGCGCCGGGCGGATCACGGGACTGCTGAGCGGGTACGCCTGCGCGGTCCTCGTCGGTCTGATGGCCCGCGTCCCGCTCCTGGAGCGGCGGATCGGGTCGGACCGGGTGGCTCGCTGGCACGCGATGGCGGGCCGCTACACGATCTGTCTGCTGGTGGCACACGTCGTGCTGATACTGCTCGGGTACGCCGCCCAGGACGGCTCCTCGATCCTGGACGAGACGCTCACCGTGGTCCTGGACTACCCGGAGATGCTCAAGGCCACCGCCGGTACCGCCATCCTGTTCGCGGTCGGGCTCGTCTCCGCCCGCGCGGTGCGCCGCCGGGTCAGCCACGAATTCTGGTACTACGCGCACCTGCTCACGTACGCCGCGGTCTTCCTCTCCTTCGGCCACCAGCTCGCCCTGGGATCCGACTTCACCGGCAACCGGCCGGCTCAGGCCGCCTGGTACGTGCTGTACCTGGGCGTCGCGGCCCTGGTGGGGTGGTTCCGGATCCTCGCTCCGATCCGGCTCAACCTGCGTCACCGGCTGCGGGTCGACTCCGTGCGCAAGGAGGCGCCGGGCGTGTACTCCGTCGTCGTACGCGGCCGGCGGCTGGACGAGATGGGTGCGCGGCCGGGACAGTTCCTGCGCTGGCGGTTCCTCACCGAGGGCATGCGCTGGACCTCCACGCCGTACTCCCTGTCGGCGCCACCGCGCCCGGACCTGCTGCGCATCACCGTCAAGGCGCTCGGCGACCACAGCGCCGCCGTCTCCCTGCTGCGGCCGGGCACCCGTGTGTGGGCGGAGGGCCCCTACGGGGCGCTGACCGCCGAACGGCAGACCTCGCACAAGTCGCTGCTGATCGCGGGCGGTGTCGGCGTCACCCCGCTGCGGGCCCTGTTCGAGACGCTGCCCGGCGACGTCACCCTCCTCTACCGCGCCCGCACGGCCGAGGACCTCGCCCTGGGAGGCGAACTGGAAGCGGTCGCGCGGTGGCGCGGAGCGAAGGTGCTGTACGCGCTCAACGGTCCACACGGCCGGCGTCCGGACCTCACGGCCCACTCCCTGCGCACGGCCGTGCCCGACCTGGACGCCCACGACGTGTACCTGTGCGGCCCGCACGGGTTCGCGCGGGACCTGTACGAGGCGCTGCGCACCGCCGGGGTTCCCGACCGCCGCATCCACCACGAGTCCTTCGAGCTGTGA
- a CDS encoding cyclopropane-fatty-acyl-phospholipid synthase family protein translates to MTTARTTEPRTAPGGESIPGGQTTAPVETVGADAAPVATPDRHTAPVDTTTRRPDVDTTTRVPDVDTTTRGPDVAAVPRASWPRTAVTRAVVRHALRELPLRARFGGAEPVGRGGPLLEVRDPGGFHARVGTHGLVGFGESYMAGEWDAPDLVAVLTVLAGHAADLVPAPLQRLRALWAPRHPHEERNTPDGSRANISRHYDLSNDLFALFLDDTLTYSSALFRGFPANWDLLAAAQHRKIDRLLDLADVGEGTRLLEIGTGWGELALRAAARGARVTSLTLSREQRALARERVRAAGLDERVSIELCDYREARGTYDAVVSVEMIEAVGAEFWPVYFRALDARLAPGGRAALQAITMPHERMVATRSTFTWIHKYVFPGGLIPSTRAIEETVRDHTRLRPARRDGFGAHYAETLRLWRERFTERAEEVEALGFDETFRRLWTFYLAYSEAGFRSGYLDVQQYLFTKGNPAR, encoded by the coding sequence ATGACGACAGCGAGGACGACAGAACCCCGCACCGCCCCCGGAGGGGAGAGCATCCCCGGCGGGCAGACCACCGCTCCCGTCGAGACGGTGGGCGCGGATGCCGCTCCGGTCGCCACGCCGGACAGGCACACCGCTCCCGTCGACACCACCACCCGTCGGCCGGATGTCGACACCACCACCCGCGTGCCCGACGTCGACACCACCACCCGCGGGCCGGATGTCGCCGCCGTACCGCGGGCCTCGTGGCCCCGGACCGCAGTGACGCGGGCCGTCGTGCGGCACGCCCTGCGGGAGCTGCCCCTGCGGGCCCGGTTCGGCGGCGCGGAGCCGGTCGGCCGGGGAGGGCCGCTGCTGGAGGTGCGCGATCCGGGAGGTTTCCACGCCCGCGTGGGCACCCACGGGCTGGTCGGGTTCGGCGAGTCCTACATGGCGGGCGAGTGGGACGCCCCCGACCTGGTCGCCGTACTCACCGTGCTCGCCGGGCACGCCGCCGACCTGGTCCCGGCCCCCCTGCAACGGCTGCGCGCCCTGTGGGCGCCGCGGCACCCGCACGAGGAGCGCAACACGCCCGACGGTTCCCGGGCCAACATCAGCCGCCACTACGACCTGTCCAACGACCTGTTCGCTCTGTTCCTCGACGACACCCTCACCTACTCCTCGGCCCTCTTCCGCGGCTTCCCGGCCAACTGGGACCTGCTCGCCGCGGCCCAGCACCGCAAGATCGACCGGCTGCTCGACCTCGCCGACGTGGGCGAGGGCACCCGGCTGCTGGAGATCGGCACCGGCTGGGGCGAACTGGCCCTGCGGGCCGCCGCCCGCGGCGCCCGCGTCACCTCGCTCACCCTGTCCCGGGAACAGCGGGCCCTGGCACGGGAACGGGTGCGCGCGGCGGGGCTCGACGAACGGGTCTCGATCGAGCTGTGCGACTACCGCGAGGCCCGTGGGACATACGACGCCGTGGTCAGCGTGGAGATGATCGAGGCGGTCGGCGCGGAGTTCTGGCCGGTGTACTTCCGTGCCCTGGACGCACGGCTGGCGCCGGGGGGCCGCGCGGCGTTGCAGGCCATCACCATGCCGCACGAGCGGATGGTCGCCACCCGCTCCACCTTCACGTGGATCCACAAGTACGTCTTCCCCGGCGGGCTGATCCCGTCCACCCGGGCGATCGAGGAGACCGTCCGCGACCACACCCGGCTGCGCCCGGCCCGCCGCGACGGCTTCGGCGCCCACTACGCCGAGACGCTGCGCCTGTGGCGGGAGCGGTTCACCGAGCGCGCCGAGGAGGTGGAGGCGCTCGGCTTCGACGAGACCTTCCGCCGCCTGTGGACCTTCTACCTGGCCTACTCCGAGGCGGGGTTCCGCTCCGGCTACCTCGATGTCCAGCAGTACCTGTTCACCAAAGGGAACCCCGCCCGATGA
- a CDS encoding DUF1295 domain-containing protein yields the protein MSGFPWSAFALNLAWAAGAALAVMLVTFALAVRAGVHRIVDIAWGIGFTAVAAVTFAASAGYGDPTRRVLVTVLTAVWGLRLAAHIARRARGHGEDPRYEAMLAKAPGDRNLYALRMVYLLQGALVWLVSLPVQAAQYVPGPPSFLAWVGGAVWAVGLCFEAVGDAQLARFKADPANRGRIMDRGLWSWTRHPNYFGDFCVWWGLFLLACDAPEAAVVSVVSPLVMSLLLVRGSGKRLLERHMSDRPGYAEYVARTSGFFPRPPRR from the coding sequence GTGAGCGGCTTTCCGTGGAGCGCGTTCGCGCTCAACCTGGCCTGGGCCGCCGGCGCGGCCCTCGCCGTCATGCTCGTCACCTTCGCCCTCGCGGTGCGTGCGGGCGTGCACCGGATCGTCGACATCGCCTGGGGGATCGGCTTCACCGCCGTCGCCGCCGTGACCTTCGCCGCGTCCGCCGGGTACGGGGATCCGACGCGGCGGGTGCTGGTGACCGTCCTGACCGCGGTGTGGGGGCTGCGGCTCGCCGCGCACATCGCCCGCCGCGCCCGGGGGCACGGCGAGGACCCCCGCTACGAGGCGATGCTCGCCAAGGCGCCCGGTGACCGGAACCTGTACGCCCTGCGCATGGTCTACCTGCTGCAGGGCGCCCTGGTCTGGCTGGTGTCCCTGCCCGTCCAGGCGGCGCAGTACGTGCCCGGCCCGCCGTCCTTCCTCGCCTGGGTCGGGGGAGCGGTGTGGGCGGTGGGGCTCTGCTTCGAGGCGGTCGGGGACGCCCAGCTCGCCCGGTTCAAGGCCGATCCCGCCAACCGGGGCCGGATCATGGACCGGGGGCTGTGGTCCTGGACCCGGCACCCCAACTACTTCGGGGACTTCTGTGTGTGGTGGGGTCTGTTCCTGCTCGCCTGCGACGCGCCGGAGGCGGCGGTCGTGTCGGTCGTCTCCCCGCTGGTGATGAGCCTGCTGCTGGTGCGGGGGAGCGGGAAGCGGCTGCTGGAACGGCACATGTCGGACCGTCCCGGCTACGCCGAGTACGTGGCGCGCACCAGTGGCTTCTTCCCGCGCCCTCCGCGTCGGTGA